One genomic segment of Bacteroides caccae includes these proteins:
- a CDS encoding glycoside hydrolase family 88 protein, producing MIKFIKKNPAIPQRWIVLTALAYSLTAAQAQTPQAEKAFIKENMEFATKQYSLMMQTPAQGKNGKAIMPHSIRKDGTPSKGSIYLWTAGFFPGTLWYLSNYTGDKALQDSALVYTHQMEPAKTFTDNHDIGFMMYCSYGNANRFAPKDEYEDILVESARSLCTRFRPQAKVIQSWNGFRSWHGDKVYDFPVIIDNMMNLELLFHASKVTGDESFRKVAISHAEQVMHHQVRKDYSCFHIIYYDKKTGKPIKGETSQGYSDNSAWSRGQAWGIYGFTMCYRETKDKRFLKTAEKMADFYLDHPNLPSDKVAWWDFNAFQEGYTPGIRSNACKMVNNYRDASAAACVASALLELSTYSKGSKSKKYLESAKQILHALGSTNYRAELGKNANFILMHSVGAVPHNSEIDVPLTYADYYFIEALHRYNRMLDGKSPL from the coding sequence ATGATTAAATTTATAAAGAAGAATCCGGCAATCCCCCAAAGATGGATTGTACTTACTGCATTGGCATATTCACTAACTGCCGCACAAGCTCAAACGCCCCAAGCAGAAAAAGCATTTATCAAAGAGAATATGGAATTCGCCACCAAACAATATAGTTTGATGATGCAAACCCCTGCACAAGGAAAAAATGGAAAAGCTATCATGCCACACAGTATACGCAAAGACGGTACTCCCAGCAAAGGAAGTATTTACCTTTGGACAGCAGGCTTTTTCCCTGGTACATTATGGTATCTATCAAACTACACAGGCGACAAAGCTTTGCAAGACTCTGCCTTAGTTTATACACATCAAATGGAACCCGCAAAGACCTTCACAGACAATCATGATATTGGATTCATGATGTATTGCAGCTATGGTAATGCCAATCGCTTCGCACCAAAAGACGAATATGAGGACATATTAGTAGAATCGGCACGTTCACTCTGTACACGTTTCCGCCCTCAAGCAAAAGTCATTCAATCATGGAATGGATTTCGCAGTTGGCACGGTGACAAAGTATATGATTTTCCTGTTATCATCGACAATATGATGAATCTAGAACTATTATTCCATGCCTCCAAAGTGACGGGTGATGAAAGTTTTCGTAAAGTGGCTATTTCACATGCAGAACAAGTAATGCACCATCAAGTACGTAAGGACTACAGTTGCTTCCACATCATATATTATGATAAAAAAACAGGCAAGCCCATCAAAGGAGAGACTTCTCAGGGATATTCAGATAATTCAGCCTGGTCACGTGGACAAGCTTGGGGAATCTATGGATTTACCATGTGTTACCGTGAGACGAAAGACAAACGCTTCTTGAAAACTGCAGAAAAGATGGCAGACTTCTACCTTGATCATCCCAACCTTCCTTCCGACAAGGTTGCCTGGTGGGACTTTAACGCCTTTCAAGAAGGTTACACACCCGGTATCCGTTCCAACGCCTGCAAAATGGTAAATAACTACCGCGACGCTTCCGCCGCAGCCTGCGTAGCTTCGGCATTACTGGAACTGAGTACTTATAGCAAAGGTAGCAAAAGCAAGAAATATCTGGAAAGTGCCAAACAGATTCTACATGCACTAGGTAGTACCAACTACCGCGCCGAGCTAGGTAAGAATGCAAACTTTATACTGATGCATAGTGTAGGTGCCGTACCTCACAATTCAGAAATAGATGTGCCGCTAACGTATGCCGACTACTATTTCATCGAAGCTTTACATCGTTATAACCGAATGCTGGACGGAAAAAGTCCACTATAA
- a CDS encoding SusC/RagA family TonB-linked outer membrane protein — MKKKSGIILSALPLLTLGLCFISNSSFANGVNGNEVILVNSMGAQQKTGEIRGVVLDGKTSEPVIGAAVKVKGTTVGTTTNLDGEFILKASKGDVLIISYLGYESKEISISHLKTYTVELSEATESLDEVVVTAFGVGQKKESLVGAVTQVRPAELKVPSSSLSTSFAGRLSGVIAVQRSGEPGADGASFWIRGKSTFSGATGALIILDGVEISSTELNSLDAEAIESFSILKDATATALYGTRGANGVMIITTKSGKDLDKPIINFRLEGALTSLTKVPEMADGVTYMEAYNEGAARPTSAATPYSREKIEGTRAGLNPYLYPNVDWYDEMFKKNAFAQRANFNIRGGNKKMDYFMSVGVKHSDGNLNSLSEKYGFSYNNNINVTNYDFINNLNVQATPTTKLSLGLNASIKDWKGPNASTSSLFASTMEHNPVDYPVSFPAGYGYDTEDIMWGDKSGGPFATGGYMNPVADYVTGYKTNHTSIITANFKLQQDLGMFIKGLTFNGLFSYKNHSSSNATRVSDYNAFEVASQNDETGEYTLRRTGNERGTAIKTSGSHSGNRKLYLQATLDYKHTFGGVHDVNAMFLFNRQQYNTNNVTDLFSSLPERKQGIAGRVSYAYDGRYMAEANFGYNGSENFASGNRYGFFPSIAVGYNISNEKFWDNIRPVISNLKLRGSWGLVGNDNTGAGRFTYLEDIDLGGSPGYTTGVGGNRVTYKGPKWSRFFNPNLGWEIGEKINVGIDLQLYNSFNLTVEAFKETRRDIFLSRGSTIPDFLGLSGATVYANLGKMKNIGMDLSIDYNKQVNKDLFLSFKGTFTYAHNTILERDEPPFQEYPNLSSVGHSLGQYLLYIDNGLFPDEKTIHNNPDQKALGYTPQPGDIWYHNLPNYRGEYDNVIDGNDRRYVGNPQDPEIVYGFGPSIKFKKWDFSFFFQGVAKTSILMSGIHPFGEARIRGLFKYIADDHWTTENQNIDAKYPRLTLENNGNNTQNSTYWLRNGSFLKLKNAEVGYTFKGWRFYLSGQNLLTFSPFDYWDPEMGSGSGMKYPTQRIINFGIQVTFNNK; from the coding sequence ATGAAAAAGAAAAGTGGCATAATTCTTAGTGCGCTTCCTTTGTTGACTTTAGGTCTTTGTTTCATTTCGAATTCTTCATTCGCAAATGGAGTAAATGGAAATGAGGTGATTTTAGTTAATTCTATGGGAGCACAACAAAAAACGGGCGAAATCCGAGGTGTTGTTTTGGATGGAAAAACGAGTGAACCAGTTATTGGTGCAGCTGTCAAAGTAAAGGGAACTACTGTTGGTACTACTACTAATCTTGATGGTGAATTTATTTTGAAAGCATCAAAAGGAGATGTGCTTATCATTTCTTATTTGGGGTATGAGAGCAAAGAAATCAGTATAAGTCATTTGAAGACTTATACAGTTGAGTTGAGTGAAGCTACTGAATCATTGGATGAAGTGGTTGTGACTGCTTTTGGCGTAGGACAAAAGAAAGAAAGTTTGGTTGGTGCTGTGACACAGGTGAGACCTGCTGAATTAAAGGTACCTTCTTCTAGTTTGTCTACTTCATTTGCCGGACGTCTTTCGGGTGTCATTGCTGTACAACGTAGTGGTGAACCGGGTGCCGATGGGGCCAGTTTCTGGATTCGCGGTAAATCTACCTTTAGTGGCGCAACTGGTGCACTTATTATTTTGGATGGTGTGGAAATCAGCAGTACTGAATTGAATTCACTCGATGCTGAAGCTATCGAGAGTTTCTCTATCTTGAAAGATGCTACTGCTACTGCGCTATATGGTACACGCGGCGCCAATGGTGTAATGATTATTACTACCAAAAGTGGTAAAGATCTCGACAAGCCTATTATTAACTTTCGCTTAGAGGGAGCCTTGACCTCGCTAACCAAAGTTCCTGAAATGGCTGATGGTGTAACCTATATGGAAGCTTATAATGAAGGAGCCGCTCGCCCCACTTCGGCTGCTACTCCCTATAGTAGGGAAAAGATAGAAGGAACACGTGCCGGACTCAATCCCTATCTTTATCCTAATGTAGATTGGTATGATGAGATGTTCAAAAAAAATGCTTTTGCCCAGCGTGCCAACTTCAATATTCGTGGAGGTAACAAAAAAATGGACTACTTTATGAGTGTGGGTGTGAAACACAGCGATGGTAACTTGAACTCGTTGAGCGAGAAATATGGTTTCAGCTATAATAATAACATCAATGTAACCAACTACGATTTTATTAATAACTTGAATGTACAAGCGACTCCTACTACTAAACTGTCATTGGGTTTGAATGCCTCTATTAAAGATTGGAAAGGACCGAATGCTAGTACAAGTTCTTTATTTGCATCTACTATGGAACACAATCCTGTAGACTATCCTGTTTCTTTTCCTGCTGGTTATGGATATGATACCGAAGATATTATGTGGGGGGATAAAAGTGGGGGCCCATTTGCTACCGGTGGATATATGAATCCTGTAGCTGACTACGTGACCGGATACAAAACAAACCATACCAGTATTATTACTGCCAATTTTAAGTTGCAGCAGGATTTGGGTATGTTTATAAAAGGATTGACATTCAATGGATTATTCTCTTACAAAAACCATTCAAGCAGTAATGCCACTCGTGTGAGTGACTATAATGCTTTTGAGGTCGCTTCTCAAAATGACGAAACCGGTGAATATACTCTTCGTAGAACGGGCAATGAACGTGGTACTGCTATTAAAACCTCGGGCTCGCATAGCGGTAACCGTAAACTCTATCTGCAAGCTACTTTAGACTATAAACATACCTTTGGCGGTGTACACGATGTGAATGCCATGTTTTTGTTTAATCGTCAGCAGTACAATACAAATAATGTGACTGACCTTTTTTCCTCACTGCCTGAGCGCAAACAGGGTATTGCCGGACGTGTGTCGTATGCTTACGATGGTCGCTATATGGCTGAAGCTAACTTTGGTTACAATGGTTCGGAAAACTTTGCATCAGGTAACCGCTATGGTTTCTTCCCATCTATCGCTGTAGGATATAACATATCAAATGAGAAATTTTGGGATAATATTCGTCCTGTGATTTCCAACTTAAAACTGCGTGGATCGTGGGGATTGGTAGGTAATGATAATACCGGAGCCGGACGATTTACTTATCTTGAAGATATTGATTTGGGTGGTAGTCCTGGATACACTACAGGTGTCGGTGGAAACAGGGTAACTTACAAGGGACCTAAATGGTCTCGTTTCTTTAATCCAAATTTGGGATGGGAAATAGGAGAAAAGATAAATGTAGGTATTGATCTTCAACTTTATAATAGTTTTAATCTGACAGTCGAAGCATTCAAAGAGACTCGTAGAGACATCTTCTTGAGTCGAGGTAGTACAATCCCCGATTTCTTGGGTTTGAGCGGAGCAACGGTATATGCTAACTTAGGTAAGATGAAAAATATAGGTATGGATTTGTCGATAGATTATAACAAACAGGTGAACAAAGATCTTTTTCTCTCTTTCAAGGGAACATTCACCTATGCGCACAATACCATTTTGGAACGAGATGAGCCTCCTTTCCAAGAATATCCTAACTTGTCATCGGTAGGGCATTCATTAGGGCAATATTTGCTCTATATTGACAACGGATTATTCCCCGATGAAAAGACCATCCATAATAACCCCGATCAAAAAGCTTTGGGATACACTCCACAACCTGGGGATATTTGGTATCATAATCTTCCTAACTACCGTGGTGAATATGATAATGTGATTGATGGCAATGACCGACGTTATGTGGGCAATCCGCAAGACCCGGAAATAGTATATGGTTTTGGTCCTTCTATCAAATTCAAGAAATGGGATTTCTCTTTCTTCTTTCAAGGAGTAGCTAAGACTTCAATTTTGATGAGTGGTATCCATCCTTTTGGTGAGGCACGTATCCGCGGCTTGTTTAAATACATAGCCGATGACCACTGGACTACTGAAAACCAAAATATTGATGCCAAATATCCGCGTTTGACATTGGAAAACAATGGCAATAATACACAAAACTCAACCTATTGGTTACGTAATGGTTCGTTTTTGAAACTGAAAAATGCCGAAGTGGGTTATACTTTCAAAGGCTGGCGCTTCTACTTAAGCGGACAGAATCTGTTGACATTTTCCCCTTTCGATTATTGGGATCCTGAAATGGGGAGCGGTAGTGGTATGAAGTACCCCACTCAACGTATCATCAATTTTGGTATTCAAGTAACCTTTAATAATAAATAA
- a CDS encoding RagB/SusD family nutrient uptake outer membrane protein, with amino-acid sequence MKKIAKFLIVLGMMGQLSSCDYLDIVPDERAQESDTWKTEGAVRGYLYSCYGYLPANRTFGNSYWLAEELTAVTKELFTTFKYGYYSPVSLGFTSNTWSTIWNGIHQCYMFQESLKQVSNEYVTDEMKKQYLAESNFLIAYYHFLSMRSYGPTMIIRSVIDLETPISGFPERSSIDEVVAFINEKLDEAMSEGGLPTTWSGKDYGRATRLAALALKSRVYLYAASPLYNGNTEMYADFRSPLDGRQLIAQEKSQAKWEISATQTKYAIDEVEKAKFHLYHDADAGEPSDAKPGLPNKAQRRLRYTNIDNQTGNNPEIIWADTRNDDYYGIQRRCPPRQTLGGKFAGISMTNCPTLQTIEAFYTKNGLPINKDKTFDYDERYEYISAPENCDGNNYEDLVKYANFTPSSDKVMRLCTDREPRFYAWTTYHNGYFEFGKYNNEEISADPAKRAIRIHLLRDDPHGRGNRTDQEYSISGFGNKKGVVPSAEWNVIEYPFPLFRLAELYLNYAEALVELDRLSEAKVYLDKVRERAGIPSVDEAWDKYSTNPGYQNTQEGMREIVRAERMNELYLEGHKFFDIRRWKIAEQHCGMPDRGLNTNATKVEDFTPMDLPLPRNFHKGQYLMPIPYQEINKCPHIVQNPYYN; translated from the coding sequence ATGAAAAAGATAGCAAAATTTTTAATCGTATTGGGAATGATGGGGCAACTTAGTTCTTGCGATTATCTAGACATTGTCCCCGATGAACGTGCACAAGAATCGGATACTTGGAAGACGGAAGGTGCGGTAAGAGGATATCTCTATTCTTGTTATGGCTATTTACCGGCTAACAGAACTTTCGGTAACAGTTATTGGCTTGCGGAAGAACTCACAGCTGTTACCAAAGAATTGTTTACCACTTTCAAATACGGTTATTATAGTCCTGTCAGTTTGGGATTTACTAGTAATACATGGTCTACTATTTGGAATGGTATTCATCAATGCTACATGTTCCAAGAAAGCTTGAAACAAGTGTCCAACGAATATGTAACAGACGAAATGAAAAAACAATATTTGGCAGAGTCTAATTTTTTGATAGCTTATTATCATTTCTTGTCTATGCGTTCGTATGGTCCGACCATGATTATTCGCAGTGTTATAGATTTAGAAACACCCATTAGTGGTTTTCCCGAACGTAGTAGTATAGACGAAGTAGTGGCCTTTATTAACGAAAAATTGGATGAAGCAATGTCTGAAGGCGGACTACCTACTACATGGAGTGGAAAAGATTATGGTCGTGCCACACGTCTTGCAGCATTAGCATTGAAATCCAGAGTTTACCTCTATGCTGCTTCACCGCTCTATAATGGAAACACAGAAATGTATGCCGATTTCCGTAGTCCGTTAGATGGACGTCAGTTAATAGCTCAAGAGAAAAGTCAAGCAAAATGGGAAATAAGTGCTACCCAAACAAAGTATGCAATTGATGAAGTGGAAAAAGCTAAATTCCATCTCTATCACGATGCGGATGCCGGTGAACCAAGTGATGCTAAACCGGGACTTCCCAATAAAGCACAACGAAGATTGAGATATACCAATATCGACAATCAGACAGGGAATAATCCGGAAATTATTTGGGCTGACACACGTAATGATGACTATTATGGAATACAGCGTCGCTGTCCGCCTCGTCAGACGCTCGGTGGTAAGTTTGCTGGTATCAGTATGACTAACTGTCCTACTTTGCAAACCATTGAAGCATTTTACACTAAAAACGGGCTTCCAATAAATAAGGATAAAACGTTCGACTATGACGAACGTTATGAATATATTAGTGCTCCGGAAAATTGTGATGGAAACAATTATGAGGATCTTGTGAAATATGCTAATTTTACTCCTAGTAGTGATAAGGTAATGCGTCTTTGCACCGATCGTGAGCCCCGATTTTATGCGTGGACTACCTATCATAATGGATATTTTGAATTTGGTAAATATAACAATGAAGAAATTAGTGCTGATCCGGCTAAGCGTGCTATCAGAATCCATTTGTTGAGAGATGATCCTCATGGTCGTGGTAATCGTACCGATCAGGAGTATTCTATTTCTGGATTTGGAAATAAAAAGGGTGTTGTACCGTCCGCTGAATGGAATGTAATAGAATATCCATTTCCGTTATTCCGTCTTGCAGAGCTTTATTTAAACTATGCTGAAGCTTTAGTTGAGTTGGATCGTTTATCCGAAGCTAAAGTATATTTGGATAAAGTACGCGAACGTGCCGGTATTCCTAGTGTAGATGAGGCTTGGGATAAGTATTCTACTAATCCTGGTTACCAAAACACTCAAGAGGGGATGCGAGAGATTGTACGTGCAGAACGTATGAACGAGTTATATTTAGAAGGTCATAAATTCTTCGATATTCGTCGTTGGAAAATAGCAGAGCAACATTGTGGAATGCCCGATCGCGGACTGAATACTAATGCTACTAAGGTGGAAGATTTTACTCCGATGGATCTTCCATTACCGCGAAATTTCCATAAGGGACAATATCTAATGCCAATTCCTTATCAGGAAATTAACAAATGCCCGCATATTGTGCAAAACCCTTACTATAATTAA
- a CDS encoding M60 family metallopeptidase produces the protein MKSNLLKKIAGWVIMVFFGMTILTGCDDYNFDIPLTPFLLLDSYNVNFDQNSGERILEVRCNEEWTVELSKELQGWCSVTRNEDDNLIVSVILSEDKYVRRGEFYVKAFSQTDTVRVAQLGYQQAILVSPQNMNIDAAGDKVLVEVTSNVDYIITLPDWIIKETQPDTRAPQETVTKQYLFKIESNKGAKRMGEIVFADSDEMSDLEPTVINVVQKGLDVYEPVAPEEGNDIQLFPNSAEGDGGVPGGNYDATFDNDLTTEWQANWKAPIGLVYPQYIEYTFDEPVDLDYIIYHCTYSANRFKDVKIEVLTDVNKTRSAEYVKVYEGTFDNANSTRADFNASQSNVTKVKFTISTCYNMSKPLRCQEMQFFQKDPNAFKYDELFTDIACTDLKPTVTEEDILNCKSSFYKTLAWFMYNNEYQREFRIANYKAYPHPDIDAAVNKTAKYSLLDNPTGIFVPAGENLVVMADLNGLDKVNIRVQNLDKPGQDGFGGTEYTIVNGVNTISIKEKGLVYVMYHKDDYENAPEITLHFASGKVNGYYDSQNPKLKGRWKELLNNSVDTHFDVIGKYVHLTFTTRSFLNYTKDVDNLINLYDDMIYRQQEFLGLEKYDRMFHNRSYFHVHYNSGSFMYATDYHTAYIESSLNYLADETQMAANCWGPAHELGHIHQTRPGLKWHGMTEVTNNITAIYVQTKVYNEPSRLTVQDRYVSAFNSIMAGQKAHNAESDVFNKLVPFWQLELYFGEVKGNTPMKRTDHGGFYADIYEKVRTTANPTTDGLCQLEFVYNSCVSAGMDLTGFFEKWGFLSPIDMMIGDYTNKQFTITETEIANVRNRIVALGLPKCTDAVEYIVDNTVDIFKDKKNVIAGIASYQEETNDEGITTSTITVNNWQNVVAFEVLNADNKLICVFEGSKKSYKMNTAWENGYKLMAVQYDGSRIAASIK, from the coding sequence ATGAAGAGTAATTTATTAAAAAAAATAGCTGGTTGGGTTATAATGGTGTTCTTTGGGATGACTATATTAACTGGCTGTGACGATTATAATTTTGATATACCGCTCACTCCGTTTTTGCTCTTAGACAGCTACAATGTGAACTTTGACCAAAACAGTGGAGAACGGATACTGGAGGTTCGTTGTAACGAAGAATGGACTGTAGAATTGAGCAAAGAACTACAAGGCTGGTGTAGTGTGACTCGTAATGAAGATGACAATTTGATTGTAAGTGTTATTTTGAGTGAAGACAAATATGTGCGTAGAGGTGAATTCTATGTAAAGGCATTTTCTCAAACAGATACTGTACGTGTAGCGCAGTTAGGTTACCAACAAGCTATTTTGGTATCTCCTCAGAACATGAATATCGATGCTGCCGGAGATAAAGTATTGGTGGAAGTAACTTCGAATGTAGACTATATTATTACCCTCCCCGATTGGATAATAAAAGAGACTCAACCTGATACCCGTGCTCCGCAGGAAACTGTTACCAAACAATACCTCTTTAAAATAGAGAGTAACAAGGGAGCAAAACGTATGGGTGAAATTGTGTTTGCCGATAGTGATGAAATGTCCGACTTGGAGCCAACCGTTATTAATGTGGTGCAAAAAGGACTGGATGTTTACGAACCTGTTGCACCTGAAGAGGGCAACGATATTCAACTGTTTCCCAACAGTGCGGAAGGTGATGGTGGTGTGCCCGGTGGAAATTATGATGCAACTTTCGATAATGATTTGACTACCGAATGGCAAGCGAATTGGAAAGCTCCAATAGGATTGGTATATCCTCAGTATATTGAATATACTTTTGATGAACCGGTAGATTTGGACTACATCATTTATCATTGTACCTATTCTGCTAATCGTTTTAAAGATGTGAAGATTGAAGTGTTGACCGATGTTAATAAAACACGTAGTGCAGAATATGTGAAAGTATACGAAGGGACATTTGATAACGCCAACTCTACACGTGCAGACTTCAATGCTTCCCAAAGCAATGTGACAAAGGTAAAATTTACTATCAGTACTTGCTATAATATGAGCAAACCATTGCGGTGTCAAGAAATGCAGTTCTTCCAAAAAGATCCCAATGCTTTCAAATATGATGAACTGTTTACTGATATCGCTTGCACTGACTTGAAGCCTACCGTCACCGAAGAGGATATTTTGAATTGTAAGAGTTCATTTTACAAGACTTTGGCTTGGTTTATGTATAATAATGAGTACCAACGTGAGTTCCGTATTGCCAACTATAAGGCTTATCCGCATCCTGATATCGATGCTGCTGTTAATAAAACAGCTAAATATAGTTTACTTGATAATCCAACAGGAATCTTTGTTCCTGCCGGAGAGAACTTGGTAGTAATGGCCGATTTGAATGGATTGGATAAAGTGAATATCCGTGTACAGAATCTCGACAAACCAGGACAAGATGGATTTGGAGGAACGGAATATACCATTGTAAACGGTGTTAATACTATTAGCATTAAAGAGAAAGGACTTGTGTATGTGATGTATCACAAAGATGATTATGAAAATGCCCCTGAAATCACTCTGCATTTTGCATCGGGTAAGGTAAATGGATATTACGATAGTCAAAATCCAAAACTGAAAGGACGTTGGAAAGAGTTACTCAATAATAGTGTAGATACTCACTTTGATGTGATAGGTAAATATGTGCATCTTACGTTTACTACGCGCAGTTTCTTGAATTATACTAAGGATGTAGATAACCTGATTAACCTTTATGATGATATGATTTATCGTCAGCAAGAGTTCTTGGGATTGGAAAAGTATGATCGTATGTTTCATAATCGTAGTTATTTCCATGTCCATTATAATAGTGGCTCATTTATGTATGCTACCGATTATCATACAGCCTACATTGAAAGTAGTTTGAATTATCTGGCTGATGAGACCCAAATGGCGGCCAATTGTTGGGGACCTGCACACGAATTGGGACATATTCATCAAACTCGTCCGGGATTGAAATGGCATGGCATGACAGAGGTAACAAACAACATTACTGCCATTTATGTACAAACTAAGGTCTACAACGAGCCGTCACGTTTGACTGTTCAGGATCGTTATGTGTCGGCTTTCAATAGCATTATGGCAGGTCAAAAGGCACATAATGCCGAAAGCGATGTATTCAACAAATTAGTTCCGTTCTGGCAATTGGAACTCTACTTTGGCGAAGTGAAAGGAAACACTCCGATGAAACGGACCGATCACGGAGGTTTCTATGCAGACATCTATGAGAAAGTACGTACCACAGCTAATCCGACAACCGATGGTTTGTGCCAACTCGAATTTGTTTATAATAGTTGCGTATCGGCTGGTATGGACTTGACTGGTTTCTTTGAGAAGTGGGGATTCTTATCACCCATCGATATGATGATTGGTGATTATACCAACAAACAATTCACCATCACTGAAACAGAGATAGCCAATGTAAGAAATCGTATCGTTGCCTTGGGATTACCTAAATGTACAGATGCTGTAGAATATATTGTAGATAACACCGTAGATATCTTCAAGGATAAGAAGAATGTTATAGCCGGTATAGCTTCATATCAAGAAGAAACCAACGATGAAGGAATCACCACTTCTACTATTACCGTTAATAACTGGCAAAATGTAGTAGCTTTCGAAGTGCTCAATGCCGACAATAAACTTATTTGTGTATTTGAAGGTAGTAAGAAATCCTATAAGATGAATACTGCTTGGGAAAATGGATATAAGTTGATGGCCGTACAATATGATGGTAGTCGTATAGCCGCTTCTATTAAATAA